One Thermoanaerobacter pseudethanolicus ATCC 33223 DNA window includes the following coding sequences:
- the recJ gene encoding single-stranded-DNA-specific exonuclease RecJ, translating to MGDLMSKIYRWILKENKDSRLSEEVQKTYGLPKIIADMLSARLNLQEVKSFLNPDLKDLYSPYLLRGIKEAKDLIQQHIASKDLITIYGDYDVDGITATSILYLTLKKLGAKVDYYIPERLVEGYGINEEAIDKIAQRGTKLIISVDCGITSVKEVEKAKFLGIDVIITDHHSIPKEIPQADVVINPHLPDSEYPFCDLAGVGVAFKLSQALIGEEAYELLDIVSIGTIADIVPLLGENRIIVKEGLKRLNETQNIGLKAIIKASGLENIEIDEYHVGFILAPRLNAAGRLRSAEAAVRLLISQDEKEVEEIAEYLNQENLNRQQIENQILQEAIKKIKETVDLNKEKVIVLWDKNWHPGVIGIVASRITERFHRPSILISLGEGEGKGSGRSIEGFNLYKALEYCKDYLIKYGGHEMAAGINIEKNNLEIFKTKINEYADTVLSDLDLIPSLRIDAKVKNEKIDIEIAKQVQRFKPFGSNNPRPNFLFEGLTVTKVFDLNGGKYKKIIVQKDKFVYELMLFDASEKGNDVKIGDVIDVVGSIEINSWNGIELVVINVKDLRIKLPLFSYYKNLSKIMVEYKPDKKEIDKKVDYIIDQRGINNKWEYVLKLFKGESKTVVIVNTIVELRSLLRYLKKEKFLDFSLCNVDCKKENGILFFPNSLKPLKYYDDIIIYDIPFKKEIFYHILSHSQGKRIHLVFKEADIYYNLKSFDEIFPQRKDFIKLYKFIEEGNNILFKDHLHPQLNLNPIKFSFCIKAMKEIGLINVKERDNIFMLSKNSVSQKVNIEQTQIMQQIFSAKKEFIEFAKFIVSQKI from the coding sequence GTGGGTGATTTGATGTCCAAAATTTACAGGTGGATTTTGAAGGAGAATAAAGATTCTCGATTGTCTGAAGAAGTACAAAAAACTTATGGGTTACCCAAAATAATTGCTGATATGCTTTCAGCAAGATTAAACCTCCAAGAAGTTAAGAGTTTTTTAAATCCTGATTTGAAAGATTTGTACTCTCCTTATCTTCTAAGGGGAATAAAAGAGGCAAAAGATTTGATACAACAACATATTGCCTCGAAGGATCTAATCACCATTTATGGGGATTACGATGTAGATGGAATTACTGCTACCTCTATCCTATATTTAACCTTAAAAAAATTAGGGGCAAAAGTGGATTATTACATACCAGAAAGATTAGTTGAAGGATATGGTATAAATGAAGAAGCGATAGACAAAATTGCACAGAGAGGAACAAAACTTATAATTAGTGTAGACTGTGGTATAACCTCTGTTAAGGAAGTGGAAAAAGCTAAATTTTTGGGAATAGATGTAATTATAACTGACCACCACAGTATCCCTAAGGAGATACCACAAGCAGACGTTGTGATAAATCCTCATTTACCTGATAGTGAATACCCTTTTTGTGACCTGGCAGGGGTGGGAGTTGCTTTTAAACTGTCACAAGCTCTTATTGGAGAAGAAGCTTATGAACTTTTGGATATTGTTTCAATAGGAACTATTGCAGATATTGTTCCTTTATTAGGAGAAAACAGAATAATTGTAAAAGAAGGGCTAAAAAGACTAAATGAAACACAAAATATAGGTTTAAAAGCCATCATAAAAGCTTCTGGATTGGAAAATATTGAAATTGATGAATATCATGTGGGATTTATCTTAGCTCCTCGCCTCAATGCTGCAGGGCGATTAAGAAGTGCAGAAGCGGCTGTGAGGTTATTGATAAGCCAAGATGAAAAAGAAGTAGAAGAGATAGCAGAATATTTAAATCAAGAAAATTTAAATAGGCAACAAATAGAAAATCAAATACTTCAGGAAGCAATCAAAAAAATAAAAGAGACGGTTGATTTAAATAAGGAAAAAGTAATTGTACTGTGGGATAAAAATTGGCATCCAGGTGTTATTGGAATTGTGGCATCCCGGATAACAGAAAGGTTTCATAGACCTTCTATACTTATAAGTTTAGGAGAAGGGGAAGGAAAAGGTTCAGGGCGAAGCATAGAAGGCTTTAATTTGTATAAAGCATTAGAATACTGTAAAGATTATTTGATAAAATATGGCGGTCATGAAATGGCTGCTGGAATAAATATTGAAAAAAACAATTTGGAGATTTTTAAAACTAAGATAAATGAATACGCTGATACGGTGCTTAGTGATCTTGATTTAATTCCAAGTTTAAGAATAGATGCAAAGGTTAAAAATGAAAAGATAGATATAGAAATAGCTAAACAAGTTCAAAGGTTTAAACCTTTTGGCAGCAATAATCCTCGGCCTAATTTTTTATTTGAGGGTTTGACAGTTACAAAAGTATTTGACTTAAATGGTGGAAAATACAAAAAAATCATCGTCCAAAAAGACAAGTTTGTGTATGAGCTTATGCTATTTGATGCATCAGAAAAAGGAAACGATGTAAAAATAGGAGATGTAATAGATGTTGTGGGAAGCATTGAAATAAATAGCTGGAACGGTATAGAGTTAGTAGTGATAAATGTAAAAGATTTAAGAATTAAGTTGCCTTTGTTTTCCTACTATAAAAACTTGAGCAAAATCATGGTAGAGTATAAGCCCGACAAAAAAGAGATAGACAAAAAAGTTGATTATATAATTGACCAAAGAGGAATTAATAATAAGTGGGAATATGTGCTGAAACTTTTTAAAGGAGAAAGCAAAACAGTTGTCATAGTAAATACAATTGTAGAACTTAGGTCATTACTTAGATATCTCAAAAAAGAAAAGTTTTTGGATTTTTCTTTATGCAATGTGGATTGTAAAAAAGAAAATGGTATACTATTTTTCCCAAATTCTTTAAAACCATTAAAATACTACGATGATATAATTATTTATGATATACCCTTTAAAAAAGAAATCTTTTACCACATTCTTTCTCATTCACAAGGAAAGAGGATTCATTTAGTTTTTAAAGAAGCAGATATATATTATAACTTAAAATCCTTTGACGAAATTTTTCCTCAAAGAAAGGACTTTATTAAACTTTACAAATTTATAGAAGAAGGAAACAACATTTTATTTAAAGATCATTTGCATCCACAACTGAATTTAAATCCAATAAAATTTTCATTTTGCATAAAAGCAATGAAAGAAATAGGATTGATAAATGTAAAAGAACGTGATAATATTTTTATGTTAAGTAAAAATTCTGTGTCACAAAAGGTTAATATTGAACAAACTCAAATAATGCAACAGATATTTTCAGCTAAAAAAGAGTTTATTGAATTTGCCAAGTTCATTGTCAGCCAGAAAATTTAA